In Pseudomonas sp. PDM14, a genomic segment contains:
- the cyoE gene encoding heme o synthase translates to MATLLQAHREAATWRDYLELTKPRVVLLMLITSLVGMFLATRAGVPWTVLLFGNLGIGLCAGAAAAVNHVVDRRIDSIMARTHKRPVTSGRVSPTAALAFALLLAVAGMALLLVFTNELATWLTLASLLGYAVIYTGFLKRATPQNIVIGGLAGAAPPLLGWVAVTGHLSAEPLLLVLIIFAWTPPHFWALAIHRKEEYAKADIPMLPVTHGEHYTKVHILLYTLVMFAVTLLPYAIHMSGVLYLVCAVALGLRFLHWALVLYRDSKPHAAINTFKYSIWYLFLLFIALLADHYLLLNL, encoded by the coding sequence ATGGCTACTCTGCTGCAGGCTCACCGTGAAGCCGCCACCTGGCGCGACTACCTCGAGCTGACCAAACCGCGCGTGGTGCTGCTGATGCTGATCACCTCGCTGGTCGGCATGTTCCTCGCCACCCGCGCCGGCGTGCCGTGGACGGTGCTGCTGTTCGGCAACCTCGGCATCGGCCTGTGTGCCGGCGCGGCGGCAGCGGTCAACCACGTGGTCGACCGGCGCATCGATTCGATCATGGCGCGCACGCACAAACGGCCGGTCACCTCGGGACGCGTATCGCCAACGGCGGCACTGGCCTTTGCCCTGCTCTTGGCGGTTGCCGGCATGGCCCTGTTGCTGGTGTTCACCAACGAGCTGGCGACCTGGCTGACCCTGGCCTCGCTGCTCGGCTACGCGGTGATCTACACCGGCTTCCTCAAGCGCGCCACGCCGCAGAACATCGTCATTGGTGGTTTGGCGGGCGCTGCGCCGCCCCTGCTCGGCTGGGTTGCCGTCACCGGCCACCTGAGCGCCGAACCGCTGCTGCTGGTGCTGATCATCTTCGCCTGGACGCCGCCGCACTTCTGGGCACTGGCCATCCACCGCAAAGAGGAATACGCCAAGGCTGACATCCCCATGCTGCCCGTGACCCACGGCGAGCACTACACCAAGGTGCACATCCTGCTCTACACCCTGGTGATGTTCGCCGTGACCCTGCTGCCCTACGCCATCCACATGAGCGGCGTGCTCTACCTGGTCTGCGCCGTCGCACTCGGCCTGCGCTTTCTGCACTGGGCGCTGGTGCTGTACCGTGACAGCAAACCGCACGCGGCGATCAACACCTTCAAGTACAGTATCTGGTACCTGTTCCTGCTGTTCATCGCCCTCCTCGCCGACCACTACCTGTTGTTGAATCTATGA
- a CDS encoding MetQ/NlpA family ABC transporter substrate-binding protein encodes MKKLLTAFAAVAAFSTVAHAADSVSVAATAVPHAEILEFVKPALAKDGVDLKIKVFTDYVQPNVQVAEERLDANFFQHQPYLDEFNASRGTKLVSIAGVHVEPFGAYSSKIKNLADLPKGAQVAIPNDATNGGRALLLLAKAGVITLKDGAGITATVKDIAENPKAIKVRELEAATLPRVLDQVDLALINTNYALEAGLNPTKDALVIEGSDSPYVNILVVAEANKDKPALQKLAKALNSADVKAFINEKYKGAVVPAF; translated from the coding sequence ATGAAAAAACTGCTCACCGCCTTCGCCGCCGTCGCGGCATTCAGCACCGTCGCCCACGCGGCTGACAGCGTCAGCGTCGCGGCCACCGCCGTACCGCACGCGGAAATCCTCGAGTTCGTCAAACCGGCCCTGGCCAAAGACGGCGTCGACCTGAAGATCAAGGTCTTCACCGACTACGTGCAGCCGAACGTACAGGTCGCCGAAGAGCGTCTGGACGCCAACTTCTTCCAGCACCAGCCGTACCTGGATGAGTTCAACGCCTCGCGCGGCACCAAGCTGGTGAGCATCGCCGGTGTGCACGTGGAACCCTTCGGCGCCTACTCGAGCAAGATCAAGAACCTCGCCGATCTGCCAAAAGGCGCTCAGGTCGCGATCCCCAACGACGCCACCAACGGCGGCCGTGCCCTGCTGCTGCTGGCCAAGGCCGGCGTGATCACCCTGAAGGACGGCGCCGGCATCACCGCCACCGTCAAGGACATCGCCGAGAACCCGAAAGCCATCAAGGTTCGCGAACTGGAAGCCGCTACCCTGCCGCGCGTGCTGGATCAGGTCGACCTGGCCCTGATCAACACCAACTACGCACTGGAAGCCGGCCTGAACCCGACCAAGGACGCCCTGGTCATCGAAGGCAGCGACTCGCCGTACGTCAACATCCTGGTCGTGGCTGAAGCCAACAAGGACAAGCCGGCCCTGCAGAAGCTGGCCAAGGCGCTGAACAGCGCTGACGTCAAAGCCTTCATCAACGAGAAGTACAAGGGCGCCGTGGTACCGGCGTTCTGA
- a CDS encoding SCO family protein, with protein sequence MSRTQKTVFILVALVALVLGLTVNKVLNSKGDGTDKVALLDAGIVLLPQSRNLPGLSLTNQNGEAVAVDQLKGQWSLLFFGYTFCPDICPATLAQLRQLKGMLSAEDQAKLRMVLVTVDPKRDTPQQLKQYLTYFDPAFQGLTGEAADIQKLANGVSIPFIPADTSKENYTVDHSGNLVIIGPDGTQRGFIRAPLNVDKLAAQLPSLLKTDG encoded by the coding sequence ATGAGCCGAACCCAGAAAACCGTTTTCATCCTCGTTGCCCTCGTCGCGTTGGTCCTCGGCCTTACGGTCAACAAGGTGCTCAACAGCAAGGGTGACGGCACCGACAAGGTCGCCCTGCTCGATGCCGGCATCGTCCTGTTGCCGCAGAGCCGTAACCTGCCGGGCCTGAGCCTGACCAACCAGAACGGCGAGGCGGTGGCGGTGGACCAGCTCAAGGGCCAGTGGAGCCTGCTGTTCTTCGGCTACACCTTCTGCCCGGACATCTGCCCGGCGACCCTCGCCCAGCTACGCCAGCTCAAGGGCATGCTCTCGGCCGAGGACCAGGCCAAGCTGCGCATGGTGCTGGTCACCGTCGATCCCAAGCGCGACACCCCGCAGCAGCTCAAGCAGTACCTGACCTACTTCGACCCGGCCTTCCAGGGCCTTACCGGCGAGGCGGCGGACATCCAGAAACTGGCCAACGGCGTGAGCATCCCGTTCATCCCGGCGGACACCAGCAAGGAGAACTACACCGTCGACCACAGCGGCAACCTGGTGATCATCGGCCCGGACGGCACCCAGCGCGGCTTCATTCGCGCGCCACTCAACGTCGACAAGCTGGCGGCACAGCTACCGTCGCTGCTGAAGACCGATGGCTGA